The following proteins come from a genomic window of Paenibacillus swuensis:
- a CDS encoding Ger(x)C family spore germination protein, whose translation MSQQISLNQFRRAAWIVLSVLLLTGLLTGCWNRRELNELAITVGLGLDVDDEGNYVVSAQVVNPSSIANRSGSGSGSAVVTYVSKASTVYEAVRKITKQSPRKIYVAHLRILIIGEKLARQGVAPVLDLLARDYEVRNDFYVTVAKDATAQDVLSVFTPLEVIPAEKIFSTLTTAEKAFAPSIGIYLDELLTSIMSKSKSPVLTGIIINGNMEEGKQPGNISSIDPPTRLEIGNLALFKKDRLITWFNEKESKGYNYITNNVENTVGHIPCPDGGLLNLELIHVNTKFKAEMRRKEPLILIKSRVEANIGEVMCKVDISDPKVIDELETSAKKTLIDIMGASIKKAQKYKADIYGFGEAVHRRYPQEWKAMEKDWPERFADIKVEYKIDYAIRRTGTLNRRIIVEGE comes from the coding sequence TTGTCTCAGCAAATCTCCTTAAACCAGTTCAGACGTGCAGCCTGGATTGTTCTATCTGTCCTTCTCCTGACCGGACTGCTAACCGGATGTTGGAACCGCAGGGAGTTGAATGAATTAGCCATAACTGTCGGTTTGGGTCTGGATGTGGATGACGAAGGAAATTACGTGGTGAGCGCGCAAGTTGTGAATCCTTCCTCTATTGCGAACAGATCCGGCTCTGGGAGCGGTTCAGCCGTAGTTACATATGTTTCCAAAGCTTCAACCGTCTATGAAGCGGTCCGGAAAATTACGAAGCAATCTCCCCGTAAAATTTATGTAGCCCATCTGCGTATTCTGATTATCGGCGAGAAACTGGCTCGACAAGGAGTTGCACCGGTTCTGGATTTGCTGGCAAGGGATTATGAAGTGCGTAACGATTTCTACGTTACCGTAGCGAAGGATGCCACAGCACAGGACGTACTCAGCGTCTTTACCCCTTTGGAAGTCATACCTGCCGAGAAAATATTCAGCACATTGACTACGGCCGAAAAGGCATTTGCTCCGTCTATCGGGATTTATTTGGACGAGCTGTTAACCTCGATTATGAGCAAGAGCAAATCCCCTGTTCTAACCGGGATCATAATAAACGGCAACATGGAAGAGGGGAAGCAACCAGGTAATATTTCCAGCATCGATCCTCCAACTCGGCTTGAAATAGGGAATCTTGCCCTTTTCAAAAAGGATCGTCTAATCACCTGGTTTAATGAGAAAGAAAGTAAAGGCTATAACTATATCACCAATAACGTTGAAAATACGGTAGGGCATATTCCCTGTCCGGATGGCGGGTTGCTCAATCTGGAACTCATTCATGTGAATACGAAGTTCAAGGCGGAGATGCGGAGAAAAGAACCTCTTATTCTGATTAAATCCAGAGTGGAAGCTAATATAGGCGAGGTGATGTGCAAAGTGGACATCTCCGATCCTAAAGTAATCGATGAATTGGAAACGTCCGCGAAGAAGACATTAATTGACATTATGGGCGCATCGATTAAAAAAGCTCAAAAATACAAAGCTGATATTTACGGCTTTGGCGAGGCTGTTCATAGAAGATACCCGCAAGAATGGAAAGCCATGGAGAAGGACTGGCCTGAACGATTCGCTGATATAAAAGTAGAGTATAAAATAGATTACGCAATTCGTCGTACAGGGACACTAAATCGCAGAATAATCGTAGAAGGAGAGTAA
- a CDS encoding spore germination protein: protein MNGFTRWFRSGKKRADHKAKPRPNPSLDAENKYIDSSIDINKKQIQQTFGKDADLVFKPIPLGPFTNKAYLVYMDSLSDPHTINDSIVKPLLQWKDKLEDRRTETSKDFRWIKDQVIAVGDLKEVDTWEPLYLELLSGNTMLIADGISKALSIHSAGLEKRSIEEASSSTVIRGPREGFTEDLRTNMMLIRKRIRDKRLRCTQMIIGEMSKTDVVVMYMEGVAVPEVVQELFHRLEKIRTTSILESGNIEEYIQDKFLTPFPTVYNTERPDTIAAAIMEGRVAILVNGTPFVLLVPALFVHFFQVAEDYYQRADIAFFLRILRYIALVISLLAPALYIAISTFHQEMLPTPLLISLAAQREGTPFPAFIEAVIMEFTFEVLREAGVRLPRAVGQAVSIVGALVIGQAAVEAGIVSAAMVIVVSVTAITSFVFPSFNMSISIRMLRFIFMICAATFGLFGITVGLIVLILHLCSLKSFGVPYLSPFAPWDVDDQSDAIFRFPSWMKKKVPDYVKRYKPASNKE, encoded by the coding sequence ATGAACGGTTTTACAAGATGGTTTCGTTCGGGAAAGAAACGTGCTGATCATAAGGCAAAACCTCGCCCAAACCCTTCGCTTGATGCGGAAAATAAATATATAGACAGCTCAATCGACATCAATAAGAAACAAATTCAACAAACGTTTGGCAAGGATGCGGATCTAGTATTCAAACCGATTCCACTTGGACCATTCACGAATAAAGCTTATTTGGTGTATATGGACAGTTTGTCAGACCCCCATACCATTAATGATTCCATTGTAAAGCCGTTGCTCCAATGGAAGGATAAGTTAGAAGACAGGCGAACAGAAACATCGAAGGATTTTCGTTGGATTAAAGATCAAGTGATTGCTGTAGGGGATTTAAAGGAGGTCGACACCTGGGAACCGTTGTATCTTGAGCTCCTTTCCGGAAATACAATGCTGATTGCTGATGGTATTTCCAAAGCACTTTCCATTCATTCCGCAGGACTGGAGAAAAGATCAATTGAGGAAGCTTCCTCTTCCACAGTTATTCGAGGACCGAGAGAAGGCTTTACGGAGGATCTGCGGACGAATATGATGTTAATCCGCAAGAGGATCCGTGATAAACGATTGCGGTGTACACAAATGATCATCGGAGAAATGAGTAAAACAGACGTAGTCGTGATGTATATGGAGGGCGTTGCTGTCCCTGAGGTCGTACAGGAGCTTTTCCATCGGTTGGAGAAAATTCGCACAACCAGCATACTCGAGAGCGGGAATATCGAAGAATATATTCAGGACAAATTCCTGACCCCGTTTCCGACAGTTTACAACACGGAACGTCCGGATACGATAGCCGCCGCGATTATGGAAGGCAGGGTAGCCATTCTTGTAAACGGAACACCCTTTGTCCTGCTGGTGCCCGCATTATTCGTTCACTTTTTCCAGGTGGCGGAGGATTATTATCAACGTGCGGATATCGCCTTCTTTTTGCGAATATTGAGATATATAGCTCTGGTTATTTCACTGTTGGCTCCGGCTTTATATATTGCAATATCCACTTTTCATCAGGAGATGTTGCCGACGCCGTTACTGATTTCCCTGGCTGCCCAGCGTGAAGGCACTCCGTTTCCCGCTTTTATTGAGGCGGTTATTATGGAATTTACCTTTGAAGTTCTGCGGGAAGCCGGCGTAAGACTACCTCGCGCGGTCGGTCAAGCCGTATCGATTGTCGGAGCTTTGGTCATCGGGCAAGCCGCGGTAGAGGCAGGTATTGTTTCCGCTGCTATGGTTATTGTGGTGTCCGTAACAGCGATTACAAGCTTTGTATTCCCTTCCTTCAATATGAGCATTTCCATACGTATGCTTAGATTTATTTTTATGATCTGCGCAGCTACGTTCGGTTTGTTCGGGATAACGGTGGGTTTGATTGTGTTAATCCTGCATCTGTGTTCTTTAAAGTCATTTGGTGTTCCTTATTTATCTCCATTCGCACCGTGGGATGTGGATGACCAAAGCGACGCCATATTTCGCTTTCCATCCTGGATGAAGAAGAAAGTTCCGGATTATGTGAAGAGATACAAACCCGCATCGAATAAAGAATAG
- a CDS encoding GlsB/YeaQ/YmgE family stress response membrane protein, translating to MWSLLISIIMAIVIGLIGDALVKNDMPGGIIGSMIAGFVGAWLGNLLLGSWGPDIGGFAIVPAIIGAALFVFLLGLIFRMVRKTA from the coding sequence ATGTGGAGTTTATTAATCAGTATCATTATGGCAATTGTCATCGGACTAATCGGAGACGCACTGGTAAAGAACGATATGCCGGGCGGTATCATCGGCTCGATGATCGCAGGGTTTGTAGGCGCTTGGTTAGGTAACCTGTTGCTAGGTTCTTGGGGCCCGGATATCGGCGGTTTCGCAATCGTCCCAGCCATCATCGGTGCAGCCTTATTCGTCTTCTTGCTAGGCCTGATCTTCAGAATGGTACGTAAAACGGCTTAA
- a CDS encoding YtxH domain-containing protein, translating into MSTTKTSNGMMSGVIVGGLIGAAAALLFAPKKGTELRQDLMNSCSTLNDKTTELASNLSVKAKDIATNVSASAGTVAGTATDALTKAKELGQGALEEYKTWRTEQQSAGIDSAPETDTAPKSTPASVNTNNTTV; encoded by the coding sequence ATGAGTACAACAAAAACAAGTAACGGTATGATGTCTGGTGTCATTGTCGGAGGTTTAATCGGTGCCGCGGCTGCATTACTGTTCGCCCCTAAGAAAGGTACTGAACTTCGTCAAGATCTTATGAACTCTTGTTCTACGCTGAATGATAAAACTACAGAATTGGCTTCCAATCTAAGTGTGAAAGCCAAAGACATTGCAACTAACGTTTCCGCTTCGGCCGGAACGGTTGCAGGTACAGCTACAGATGCGCTGACGAAAGCTAAAGAATTAGGACAAGGCGCTTTGGAAGAATACAAAACTTGGCGTACAGAGCAACAAAGCGCCGGTATTGATTCCGCTCCTGAAACTGACACTGCTCCGAAGTCAACTCCTGCTTCCGTTAACACGAACAATACGACGGTTTAA
- a CDS encoding DUF5665 domain-containing protein, whose protein sequence is MSMRQPNAYSTKSKERAEFPHHEGPGARSEEHKDVKKLDSRLETLNRFLEQAEFKDILENYGNTRKRLFSNFTAGIARGLGMTLGTALIIALAGWLLSMFIDMPIIGQYIADLQSYIDAYK, encoded by the coding sequence ATGTCTATGCGACAACCTAATGCGTACTCAACGAAATCCAAAGAACGAGCGGAATTTCCTCATCATGAAGGTCCTGGTGCGCGTTCAGAGGAACATAAAGATGTGAAGAAGTTGGACAGTAGATTGGAAACCTTGAACCGTTTTCTTGAGCAAGCTGAATTTAAGGATATCCTGGAGAACTACGGAAATACCCGTAAACGCTTGTTTAGCAATTTTACCGCGGGGATCGCTCGTGGTCTGGGAATGACGTTGGGTACAGCGCTCATTATCGCATTAGCGGGTTGGTTATTAAGCATGTTCATTGACATGCCCATTATTGGCCAGTACATTGCGGATCTCCAAAGTTACATTGATGCGTACAAATAA
- a CDS encoding AI-2E family transporter → MPQGKYFRIGYGIIIFLLIAYLATKVDYLFQPIFTIVRALFFPFLISGVFYYILRPLVLLLEKRRINRSASIIVLYLLVTCLITAVVLLIGPIVQRQVEMLVTNLPELVENFRGQLTELQQKPWAKGLFGGGGNADLTDRVATYLNQSMSTMGDRLLTFMAATTSAIVILSTIPFILFYMLKDGEKVPRILLKWLPQRHEIEGRKILADMDDALSSYIQGQFLVSLVLGVVIFIGYSIIGMEYSLLLAILAMVTNVIPSIGQLIGVIPSIIVAFIHSPTMVLKVIIVVTIAQQIDGNFLSPHIMGRKLDIHPLTIILLLLISASLAGFLGMLLAVPVYAVGKLIVQHAIRLFVLRSRPELQEKG, encoded by the coding sequence ATGCCCCAGGGCAAGTATTTTCGTATCGGATATGGAATCATTATTTTTTTGTTAATCGCGTATTTGGCGACGAAAGTGGATTATCTGTTTCAACCGATCTTTACAATTGTGCGCGCCTTATTCTTTCCCTTCCTAATTTCCGGTGTTTTCTATTACATACTAAGGCCGCTGGTGTTATTGCTGGAGAAAAGACGTATTAACCGGTCCGCCTCCATCATCGTGCTGTATCTGCTGGTCACATGCCTTATAACGGCCGTAGTGTTGCTGATAGGACCTATCGTACAACGGCAGGTAGAAATGCTGGTCACGAATCTGCCGGAGCTTGTAGAAAACTTTAGAGGGCAGTTGACCGAACTTCAGCAGAAACCTTGGGCCAAAGGATTATTTGGGGGCGGAGGGAATGCGGATTTGACGGATCGAGTCGCAACCTACCTGAATCAATCCATGTCCACCATGGGGGATCGTTTGTTAACATTTATGGCAGCTACAACAAGCGCTATCGTGATCCTTTCTACGATCCCTTTCATTCTTTTCTATATGCTGAAGGATGGGGAGAAGGTACCGAGAATACTATTAAAATGGCTGCCTCAACGCCATGAAATAGAGGGACGTAAAATCCTTGCGGATATGGATGACGCGCTGAGCTCCTATATTCAGGGACAATTTTTAGTAAGCTTGGTACTTGGCGTCGTCATATTTATTGGTTATTCCATCATCGGTATGGAATATTCCCTCTTATTAGCTATACTGGCCATGGTGACGAATGTAATACCCTCCATCGGCCAGCTTATAGGTGTTATTCCGAGCATCATCGTGGCTTTCATCCATTCTCCCACGATGGTCCTTAAAGTAATCATTGTTGTTACCATCGCCCAACAAATAGACGGTAACTTCTTATCGCCTCATATTATGGGCAGAAAGCTGGATATCCATCCTCTAACCATTATCCTGTTGTTATTGATTTCGGCGAGCCTTGCAGGCTTTCTGGGCATGTTATTGGCCGTGCCGGTTTACGCTGTAGGGAAGTTGATCGTACAACATGCAATTCGATTGTTTGTGCTACGCTCGCGGCCGGAGCTGCAAGAGAAGGGTTGA
- a CDS encoding sigma-70 family RNA polymerase sigma factor, which produces MKSQTGPLPGSSSIDDIILYQQNHCQDVATRLLQHYESMVKLAAIKMSRNRNDLYEDLYQIGQIALLKLFTQYDTTLGIPFEPYAMKSLIGRMKNYLRDSSWYIQVPRRIKEKGVLLQQAIDELTMKLERSPDIAEIAAHLQLSVEETVEVLAGRECYQYVSLDTPLSMEEAASTIGDMISSDIDDYAFIENRLDLQQAFERLKEEERQILTLAYHNGYSQRMIAQEMGMSQMSVSRIQRRAMEKLKRILSELDSY; this is translated from the coding sequence ATGAAATCTCAAACCGGTCCATTGCCAGGCTCAAGTTCGATAGACGATATTATTCTGTACCAACAGAACCATTGCCAGGATGTTGCTACCCGCCTCTTGCAGCATTATGAATCTATGGTGAAGCTGGCTGCCATCAAGATGTCCAGAAATCGTAACGACTTGTACGAAGACCTGTATCAAATCGGCCAGATCGCTTTGCTGAAGCTGTTCACACAATACGATACGACGCTGGGCATCCCCTTTGAACCTTATGCTATGAAGAGCTTGATTGGACGCATGAAGAATTACTTGCGAGACAGCTCATGGTATATTCAGGTGCCCAGGCGTATTAAGGAAAAGGGTGTCTTATTACAGCAAGCGATAGACGAGCTGACCATGAAACTGGAGCGTTCTCCGGATATTGCGGAAATTGCGGCGCATTTGCAGCTTTCGGTTGAGGAGACGGTAGAAGTGTTAGCGGGTCGCGAGTGTTATCAGTATGTATCTTTGGATACGCCCCTCTCCATGGAGGAAGCTGCTTCAACCATCGGAGATATGATTTCGTCGGATATTGACGACTATGCGTTCATTGAGAATCGTTTAGACCTTCAACAGGCGTTTGAGAGACTGAAGGAAGAAGAGAGGCAAATTCTGACGCTGGCTTATCATAACGGTTACTCGCAACGTATGATAGCGCAGGAGATGGGGATGTCTCAAATGAGTGTTTCCCGAATTCAGAGACGCGCGATGGAGAAGCTGAAACGAATCTTGTCCGAGTTGGACAGTTACTAA
- a CDS encoding ATP-binding protein → MNTSQSQESIVLHIPAKLEYFEVVRATLYSVASKMGFCFEDIEDMKIAVTEACEGALFFSSHESNSYLLQLSFIVDHETLTIIVKDEVSGYYYQRSVPPLSKDPSSLKKFDQVPPELRQLMLSTLMDKVRITNDGGTEVILTKQIHRSGWL, encoded by the coding sequence ATGAATACAAGTCAAAGTCAGGAATCCATAGTTCTACATATACCTGCCAAACTGGAATACTTCGAAGTGGTCCGGGCAACGTTGTACAGTGTCGCAAGTAAAATGGGATTCTGCTTCGAAGATATTGAAGATATGAAGATCGCGGTTACGGAAGCTTGCGAAGGGGCTTTATTCTTTAGCAGTCACGAGAGTAACTCTTATCTGCTTCAACTCTCCTTCATTGTAGATCACGAGACGTTGACCATCATCGTTAAAGATGAAGTTTCCGGCTACTATTATCAGCGATCGGTACCGCCGTTAAGCAAGGATCCTTCTTCATTAAAGAAGTTTGATCAGGTGCCGCCGGAATTACGTCAACTCATGCTAAGTACGTTAATGGATAAAGTCAGAATCACCAATGATGGCGGAACCGAGGTTATATTAACGAAACAGATTCACAGGAGCGGTTGGCTATGA
- a CDS encoding Dps family protein: protein MATNKSPKTTTQTLEEALNLQVANFSVLYMKLHHYHWFVTGPTFFSLHPKFEEMYNEITLHLDALAERMLGQGYKPASRLKDVLSISSIKEAEGGESAEEMVTQLVADYTQVCTELDEAITMAEEEEEDQATADLLTQFKQAIEKHVYMLNNFLGKKR, encoded by the coding sequence ATGGCAACGAATAAATCACCGAAAACAACTACTCAAACTCTCGAAGAGGCACTGAATCTGCAAGTGGCTAACTTCTCCGTCCTTTATATGAAGCTGCATCATTATCACTGGTTTGTTACAGGGCCTACATTCTTCTCCTTGCATCCTAAATTTGAAGAAATGTACAATGAGATTACGCTCCATCTGGACGCATTAGCAGAGCGTATGTTAGGACAAGGATATAAGCCGGCATCTCGCCTCAAAGATGTGTTGAGTATCTCTTCGATTAAAGAAGCTGAAGGCGGTGAAAGCGCCGAAGAAATGGTAACACAACTGGTAGCGGATTATACCCAGGTGTGCACGGAGCTGGATGAGGCGATCACCATGGCCGAAGAGGAAGAAGAAGACCAAGCTACGGCGGATCTGTTGACTCAATTTAAACAAGCCATTGAAAAGCATGTATACATGTTGAATAATTTCTTAGGCAAAAAAAGATAA
- the glgD gene encoding glucose-1-phosphate adenylyltransferase subunit GlgD, translating to MQDILGIVNLTHQREEALSDLTWNRCVGTLPFAANYKLVDFALSNLVNSGITKAAVLSNVQSRELINHVSSGRTWGMERRRRGGLTVLPTVLDFGYMTGDVHKFHSHLDYLESCEEKYVILTSSHVLCTENYLQMRQVHEQRGAEVTLLYKPTDSMQEEVSLDCDVLTLDRKGYVIATEEAGMNRRGIQNVFLGTAMMSRTFLIDLIKKTYDEGIHTVLMNAVLENADQYDVFAHPYYGYTAHIDSAGSYLKHSLDLLKPQVWDQLFGGDHTIYTHAEESSPTHYSQQSIVRNSLIAGDCVIEGSVESSVIFSKVHIERGARVKNCVILEGCTVPPGADLENVILGPNGSITPNVSSYELVQVTMNQVDRGLLV from the coding sequence ATGCAGGATATACTGGGTATTGTTAATTTGACACATCAAAGAGAAGAGGCACTCTCTGATTTGACGTGGAACCGTTGTGTAGGGACTTTGCCTTTTGCAGCGAATTACAAACTGGTGGATTTCGCGCTTTCGAACCTGGTGAACTCAGGTATCACGAAAGCGGCGGTACTTTCCAATGTCCAATCCCGTGAGCTGATTAATCATGTATCGTCCGGACGGACATGGGGGATGGAACGTCGTCGTCGCGGCGGTTTGACGGTGTTGCCGACTGTACTTGACTTTGGTTATATGACAGGTGATGTGCATAAATTCCATAGCCATCTCGATTACCTAGAAAGCTGTGAGGAGAAATATGTAATCCTTACTTCCAGTCATGTGTTATGTACGGAAAATTACCTCCAAATGCGTCAAGTGCATGAACAGCGCGGTGCTGAAGTTACTTTGCTGTATAAGCCAACAGATTCGATGCAAGAAGAAGTTTCATTGGATTGCGATGTGTTGACACTTGACCGTAAAGGATATGTCATCGCAACGGAAGAAGCCGGTATGAACCGCAGGGGAATACAGAATGTGTTCTTAGGCACGGCCATGATGAGTCGGACCTTCTTAATTGATCTGATTAAGAAAACTTATGATGAAGGTATTCACACCGTGCTCATGAATGCAGTTCTGGAGAACGCCGACCAATATGATGTATTTGCACATCCGTACTATGGTTATACGGCGCATATTGATTCTGCCGGAAGTTATCTGAAACACAGCCTGGACTTGTTGAAGCCGCAGGTATGGGATCAACTGTTTGGCGGTGATCATACCATCTATACCCATGCCGAGGAATCTTCTCCGACACATTATTCCCAACAATCCATCGTTCGTAATTCGTTGATTGCGGGTGACTGTGTCATTGAAGGAAGTGTGGAAAGTTCGGTAATATTCAGCAAAGTGCATATTGAACGCGGAGCCCGCGTAAAGAATTGCGTAATTTTAGAAGGATGTACGGTGCCTCCAGGCGCGGACTTAGAGAATGTGATCTTGGGTCCCAACGGTTCAATCACACCGAACGTCTCTTCGTATGAATTGGTTCAAGTCACCATGAATCAAGTTGACCGCGGTCTGTTAGTTTAA
- a CDS encoding glucose-1-phosphate adenylyltransferase: MKQTECVAMLLAGGEGSRLKALTANVAKPAVHFGGKYRIIDFALSNCANSGIDTVGVLTQYQPLALGSHLGVGTPWDLHHDRGGLTVLPPYMEKKEMKWYTGTANAVYQNLNYLDSCNPEHVLILSGDHIYNMDYRALIDRHKETGADVTISVIGVKWDEASRFGIMSTDDRNRVTEFVEKPAQPKSNLASMGIYVFKWDVLRTYLLRDEQMPGSTHDFGKDVIPAMLANDVKLYAYPFEGYWRDVGTIESLWDAHMDLLGDEPEFRLNSKAWPLYTANQNRAPQYIGGPASVSNSLLSEGCQIFGDVDSSVLSYGVQVGQGSLIRNSVIMPNVKIGENVQIHNAIIGEGTIIADGDMIGNSQQVSLFCKEDLNPVEKDNTIVFTSREKQLLHLLERIG; encoded by the coding sequence ATGAAACAAACAGAATGTGTGGCGATGCTTTTGGCGGGAGGAGAGGGTTCAAGACTGAAAGCGCTCACGGCCAACGTAGCTAAGCCCGCAGTCCATTTTGGAGGGAAGTATCGAATCATTGATTTTGCATTGAGCAATTGCGCAAATTCAGGGATTGATACGGTCGGCGTATTGACTCAGTACCAACCGCTTGCGCTGGGATCTCACCTCGGTGTCGGAACACCATGGGACCTGCATCATGATCGCGGCGGTTTAACCGTTCTGCCTCCGTACATGGAGAAGAAGGAGATGAAATGGTATACCGGTACGGCAAATGCGGTATACCAGAATCTCAATTATCTGGATAGCTGCAATCCGGAACACGTGCTTATTTTATCCGGAGATCACATTTATAACATGGACTATCGCGCCTTGATTGACCGACATAAGGAAACCGGTGCGGATGTCACGATTTCAGTCATCGGCGTGAAATGGGATGAAGCGAGCCGCTTCGGCATCATGTCGACAGATGATCGGAACCGAGTTACAGAATTTGTGGAAAAGCCGGCGCAGCCGAAGAGCAACTTGGCGTCCATGGGCATTTATGTTTTCAAATGGGATGTTCTGCGCACGTATCTGCTGCGAGATGAGCAAATGCCGGGCTCCACTCATGACTTCGGTAAAGATGTCATTCCGGCCATGCTTGCCAATGATGTGAAGCTTTACGCTTATCCTTTCGAAGGGTATTGGAGAGATGTCGGCACGATTGAAAGTCTCTGGGATGCCCACATGGATTTATTGGGGGATGAACCGGAATTTCGGTTGAATTCCAAAGCTTGGCCCCTGTATACGGCTAATCAGAATCGTGCACCGCAATATATCGGCGGTCCCGCTTCTGTAAGCAATTCATTGTTAAGCGAAGGCTGCCAGATCTTCGGGGACGTTGATAGCTCCGTTCTTTCTTATGGTGTTCAGGTGGGACAGGGCTCCTTGATCCGAAACTCGGTCATTATGCCGAATGTGAAGATTGGTGAGAATGTGCAAATTCATAACGCGATCATTGGAGAAGGCACTATCATTGCGGACGGAGATATGATCGGCAATTCACAACAGGTTTCGCTCTTCTGCAAAGAAGATTTGAACCCGGTTGAAAAGGACAATACCATCGTCTTTACTTCCCGCGAAAAGCAACTATTACATCTTCTTGAAAGGATCGGTTAA
- a CDS encoding sigma-70 family RNA polymerase sigma factor, translating into MPNSASDSPRDWIGQILEYQQSHDNDIATELLKQYEPIVKIAAGKISRNRPDLYEDLYQVGQLSLLRLFDQYDTNVGIQFEPYAMKSVIGHMKNYLRDKAWYVQVPRRVKEKGFVIQQAIDDLTVKLERSPSVEEIAQHLDLSLEETMEVLAGRECYKYVSLDTPLSHEESAATIGDLIGSGVDDYDSVEKKLDLREAFVKLKEEEQKVLVLAYEKGLSQRMIAQMLGVSQMSVSRIQKRAVDKLKDLLTGYQDVMDG; encoded by the coding sequence ATGCCGAATTCAGCTTCGGATTCACCAAGAGACTGGATCGGACAGATCTTAGAATACCAGCAAAGTCATGACAACGATATCGCTACCGAATTGCTCAAACAATACGAGCCGATTGTGAAAATCGCGGCAGGCAAAATATCTCGTAACCGTCCCGATTTGTATGAAGATCTGTATCAAGTAGGGCAACTCTCCCTGCTCCGATTGTTTGACCAATATGATACAAATGTAGGTATTCAATTTGAACCGTACGCTATGAAGAGCGTAATCGGTCACATGAAAAACTATCTGCGCGATAAGGCGTGGTATGTTCAAGTGCCGCGCCGGGTGAAAGAGAAGGGCTTCGTCATCCAACAAGCTATTGACGATCTTACGGTCAAGTTGGAGCGCTCTCCTTCTGTGGAAGAAATCGCGCAACACCTGGATCTTTCTTTGGAAGAAACGATGGAAGTACTTGCAGGTCGCGAGTGTTACAAGTATGTATCCTTGGACACTCCGCTTTCGCATGAAGAAAGCGCGGCTACAATCGGCGATCTCATCGGCAGCGGGGTTGACGATTATGATTCCGTTGAGAAGAAACTGGATTTGCGCGAAGCCTTTGTGAAACTGAAAGAAGAAGAACAGAAGGTTCTAGTGCTGGCTTATGAGAAAGGATTATCTCAGCGTATGATTGCACAGATGCTCGGAGTATCCCAGATGAGCGTATCCCGCATTCAGAAACGCGCTGTGGATAAATTAAAGGACTTACTTACAGGGTATCAAGATGTGATGGATGGTTAA